One Malania oleifera isolate guangnan ecotype guangnan chromosome 10, ASM2987363v1, whole genome shotgun sequence genomic region harbors:
- the LOC131166624 gene encoding zinc finger BED domain-containing protein RICESLEEPER 3-like, whose amino-acid sequence MDTINLDFDDECNITPSSDKSEKNSSSINDGTNKKRQRRKTSTAWDEFYLLPIDVDGKQKAKCKKCGAEYVANASTHGTANLRRHINNCPLRDNYDVKQMHMDYGTKLHAKKIEQDVYREKMAIAVIKHCYPFSWVEHEGNRDVHKYLNPDVKPIARNTAKADVLKIHKREKEKLKLTLQSAFGRVCLTSDCWSSPTTEGYLCITVHFVDENWVLHSKIINFSHMPPPHSGVALSEKTFSVLKEWGIDSKIFSITLDNATANDSMQDILSSQLSLQAPLVSGGEYFHVRCCAHILNLIVQEGLKVIERVVYNIRESVKYIKGSEGRKLKFEECIKRVGILALISLRLDVPTRWNSTFMMIESALIYRRALIHYALLDANYKYCPSNEEWNRAEFDKYWKCYSVVLAFAIVLDPRYKLQFVEFCYSKIDSSTSRQKLNLLRQKLYSLFQDYANKSKSSLESTTSSTGGTGGSDNLIRDELSHHLAGDGRDGQELGGEELHDRAVLRMRPPSFAKGVDPLVADNWVQDIEDILAVLLCTDE is encoded by the exons ATGGATACCATAAACTTGGATTTTGATGATGAGTGTAATATTACTCCATCTTCAGATAAATCTGAAAAGAACAgttcttctatcaatgatggcACTAACAAAAAGAGACAACGTAGAAAGACATCAACTGCTTGGGATGAATTCTATTTGTTACCTATAgatgttgatggaaaacagaaggCAAAATGTAAAAAATGTGGGGCTGAATATGTTGCTAATGCTTCAACTCATGGGACGGCAAATTTGAGACGCCACATTAATAATTGTCCATTACGTGATAACTATGATGTGAAGCAGATGCACATGGATTACGGAACCAAACTTCATGCGAAAAAAATTGAGCAAGATGTTTATCGTGAGAAGATGGCAATTGCTGTAATAAAACATTGTTATCCTTTTTCATGGGTTGAGCATGAAGGAAAtcgagatgtgcataaatatcttAATCCTGATGTTAAACCAATTGCTAGGAACACTGCTAAAGCTGATgtattgaaaatacataaaaggGAGAAGGAGAAACTTAAACTTACACTACAGAGTGCTTTTGGTAGAGTGTGTTTGACTTCTGATTGTTGGTCTTCTCCTACAACTGAAGGATATTTATGCATTACAGTTCATTTTGTGGATGAAAATTGGGTATTGCATAGTAAGATTATTAACTTTTCTCACATGCCACCCCCACATTCAGGAGTTGCTTTGTCAGAAAAAACATTTAGTGTATTGAAGGAATGGGGTATTGATAGCAAGATATTTTCCATCACGTTGGATAATGCAACTGCTAATGATAGTATGCAAGATATTCTTTCAAGTCAATTGTCTTTGCAAGCACCTTTAGTAAGTGGCGGTGAATATTTTCATGTAAggtgttgtgctcatattttgaatCTTATTGTTCAAGAAGGCTTAAAAGTGATTGAACGTGTTGTGTATAACATTAGAGAAAGTGTCAAGTACATTAAGGGTTCAGAAGGAAGAAAACTTAAGTTTGAAGAGTGCATTAAACGAGTTGGTATACTTGCTTTAATCAGTTTGCGCTTGGATGTACCAACTAGGTGGAATTCAACTTTCATGATGATAGAAAGTGCACTCATATATCGACGGGCTTTAATTCATTATGCTTTACTTGATGCAAATTATAAGTATTGTCCGTCAAATGAAGAGTGGAATAGAGCTGAG ttcGATAAATATTGGAAGTGTTATAGTGTTGTTTTGGCATTTGCAATTGTTCTTGATCCTCGTTACAAGCTTCAATTTGTCGAGTTTTGTTACTCAAAGATTGATTCATCCACTTCTCGGCAAAAGCTAAATCTCCTTCGTCAAAAGTTGTACTCTCTATTCCAAGATTATGCAAACAAATCAAAATCTTCTTTGGAATCTACTACTTCATCTACTGGGGGTACTGGTGGTAGTGACAATCTCATTAGAGATGAGCTTTCG CATCACTTAGCAGGTGATGGccgagatggccaggagctcgggggagaAGAGCTTCACGATCGAGCAGTTTtgcgtatgcgacccccatcttttgctaaAGGAGTGGACCCACTGGTAGCAGataactgggttcaggacatagaggacatactggcggTCCTCTTATGTACAGACGAGTAG